In Bacillus sp. NP247, one DNA window encodes the following:
- a CDS encoding DUF4440 domain-containing protein, with amino-acid sequence MKKNSELKKHLCELEEKLLEPKTRTAPEELDKLLADDFFEFGSSGNVWYKKDFVGGSGLSVREMTLSNFEIYSLSEGTVLATYRVRDETRMQNPLRSSIWKLIDGKWQMFFHQGTLTKS; translated from the coding sequence TTTATGTGAACTAGAGGAAAAGCTATTAGAACCTAAAACTCGTACAGCACCAGAAGAACTAGACAAATTACTTGCAGACGATTTTTTTGAATTTGGTAGTTCGGGGAATGTTTGGTATAAGAAAGATTTTGTTGGTGGAAGTGGACTTAGCGTGAGAGAAATGACTCTTTCTAATTTTGAAATATACTCTTTATCGGAAGGTACCGTGTTGGCGACATATCGTGTAAGAGATGAAACTAGAATGCAGAATCCCTTGCGAAGTTCCATTTGGAAACTGATAGATGGAAAATGGCAAATGTTTTTCCATCAAGGAACACTCACAAAATCATAA